Within the Eucalyptus grandis isolate ANBG69807.140 chromosome 1, ASM1654582v1, whole genome shotgun sequence genome, the region CTTTGGTTAGTCTATTAAATGCGTCTGcccacttaggagctctgaaacAAGGGCAGTGGGTCCACGAGTACATAAAGAAAGGTGGGGCTCAGCTAAATGCAATCATTACCACCGCAATAATAGACATGTATTGCAGGTGTGGGAGCATTGGGGAGGCATATCAAGTGTTTCAGGCAGCACGAAAGAAAGGACTATCATGTTGGAATTCCATGATCTTAGGCCTCGCCAGGAATGGTTATGCAGAAGAAGCAATTATCTTGTTCTCTCAGCTCGAGTCATCTGATTTTAAGCCGGATGAAGTCAGTTTCCTTGGTGTTCTAACGGCTTGTAATCACGCTGGCTTTATAGATGAAGCCACAAAGTATTTCCTGCTTATGATGGACAGACCTGAAGTTAAACCATCAATAAAGCATTATAGTTGCATGGTCGATCTGTTGGGACGTGCTGGTTTCCTCGAAGAAGCAGAAGAGCTGATAAGAAGCATGCCTATGGACCCAGATGCTATTATATGGGGGTCTTTGTTATCAGGCAGTGTGAATCATGGAAAGGCTGATATGGCCGAGTGGGCAGCAAAAAATATGATCGAGCTGGACCCTGATGAGAGCTGTGCATATGTACTCATGTCCAATGTTCTAGCTGGCTCAAATCAGTATGAAGAATCACTGGGACCAAGATTTTCcatgaagatgaggaagatagagaaagaaccAGGAGCTAGTATGATTGAAATTGATGGGGAAGTTCATGAATTTGTAGCTGGTGGAAGACTACATCCAAGAGTCGAAGAGATCTACTGCTTGTTAGATGAATTAAGGCCGATATTGGATGATTCCATAATTAACAAGCTTAATGTTCTGGGAAGTTCTTAGGGAAGTTACATTATGTAGACATCATCAAGAGGACAATGGTCATATGCAGGATTGAAATCCCGAGTCCCGATCTAGAAGAAGTTGACTGCATCGGTTTCCTGGATCAAATTTTACACGTTTGATGTCGGATGCTGGAACTTCAAATCAACAATAGCAACAGAATCTAGAAGTTGTGAGAATATCAGTTGGTGGATGAGACattgttcaaaaaatctttGTCGGGTTAAAATTGTGACGGAAGCTATAGTAGGAGACCACAGACACGCATTGTAGAGTGCCCTTCGATGTACTCGGTGGTCTCGTACGGACATTGCCTTAGAGGGGATACGGGTCTTGGCCATTTCTTAATACGCTGATCAGAGGAAGCTTTTTCAGCTTGCTCCTGCTGCAATCTCTGTGCCAGTCATAAATTTCTCCAGTGTTGTACATAATTGAAGTCCCTGATGCTGTGACCCTGACCTTCTTTAATATGGACCGGTTAAAGACGTCGATACATATTTGGCACTCACCTGCCAGTCACCATGAAAGTGCAAACGTTTGGATAAATTTTAGACACAATAGTTCATAGAAGATAAGCCGGCTACTATGCCTGCACAGAGTTTGCTTTCGGCATCCTCCCATAACTCTAAAGAATGGATAACAATATGGAAATGTTGCTTTTGTTGACTAGGATTCTGAGAGGATCTTGTTTAGATCTTGACTTGTGCTTGTGGGCAGCTAGTAAATTCTGAACTCAGCAATGGTTTTCTGCCGAAGTCTATGTAGCGCAACCGGTAAAAGTGATTCCAGGAACAAGAAAAGTAGAATCAGGAACTCGCGGACCCAGACAACATAAAATTTGTGGCGGTACAAGATTTGCGCCCCATGCAGTGACCATCAGATTAGTATTAAGGGAGCATTTGgtttcttgaaattttcatgataaaggaaaatatttttcaatgtaaaattattattaattagttttcatttatttggtgTTTAGAGGAagtgatttctttctttatcataaaTGAAAGTCTTTTCTCCGAAtctaaatttgttattttcgGCTCACGAAAAAATTTAATGTAAATCGATTAATTTCCCAAAATCTGAACATCAGAAAATCACGatcagaaaatgagaaaataatttttcggagacagttttcttaattttaagtTTCTTTTACACCCTCGATCTGGCTCGTACAGGACCGGGCCGGGGGTCGGGTTCAAGAGAGAAACGGCATGCCTAGGGCCACCGATTGCACTCCGGGCTTAGCAGGTTGCCGAAACCCATGATTCCCGCCCAGGTTCCTTAATTAATAGAATTACAAGGCAAATTCGTTCCTTCACAGGTTTCACAGTCTGCATTAAACCGGTAACGAAGCGATCAGCATGTGGAGTCCAAACGAAAGGAAAGTTCCGCGGCCGCGAAGAGAGTTCAGATCGCCCGCGCACGGGGAGGGCGCCTAAAATTCAATTCGGGCGCTCCAAACGGCGAGCGGGCGGTGCCGGTCCACGTGCACAGCCCGCCGGTTCTCCACCTCATCGCCCCGccgaaccgaactgaactgAACTGGTCCATTCTCATAATATCCCAAGCGCTGCTCCTCTCTCGAATGGCAGTGCGGCACCGCGTTGCTACGTGACGCcactctcctcctcctcctcctcctcctcctcctccctgcTCTTCCCGCCGCTTCGCTATGTCCCTCCTCGCGCTAAGGTAAATTCTCCCGATCCTCTCGTCGTAAAGCTTCTCCACGACCTCGACCCCGCTGCTGACACCGACGGATGCCGGACATTACGTATGGCGCCTTTTTCAGTTCCcgcatttttctttcttcttgtctGATCGTGTTCGTGTCGGTATCGACTACTCTGTTTGGCTCGAGCAGCCGAGCTTGGACTTCGCTTCGGCCCGCATTACCTGGATTTTAGAAGGATCGCGCTCTGAATTGAACTCTCGGAAAAACCCAATCCGGCGCGCGATAGGTTTTGGCAGGTTGTTGGGGGCCTGGCTCGTGGAAGATTTCGTCGTACGTCGCAGTAGAGTAGGAACCTGTTCCGATGTTGCCCCAAATTTAAGGGAGTTTGCGATTAGTTTGCATGCGAAAGTTGGAATCTTGTCTAGTTTATTAGCTGAAGTTGAGTGacgtgagattttttttttttttttttggatgatccTTTTCAGGCGACGCTCGGAGAAATCGAAAGGTGCTCGCCGTGGGTGGTGAGAACTGAGGTTCGAGCGTTGAATTGAGGAATCACCCCGGCTTTGCGGGTTTTTCTGGGCGAGCGAAGCCAAGGCAGCATGCTGGGTGAGGATCTTTGGACCGACGGACTCATTTGTGCTTTCGAGTTCATACGGGGCAGAAGGAGAACGAGCCATTCCCAGCCTGGTTTCAAGTTGCAGACTGCATCGCAAGCCGGGAGGCAGGTGACAAAGAATCGCGGGTCTGGACGTCCGCCCAGTGTTGCATTCCACGGCCAGGACGGCGGCCTTAGTGACAGGTCCTTTCCGGTGAACAGAAACGACACGTCAGGCGACCTTGATTCTGGCCGTTGCCATGCTCTGGAGGAATTTCAAGGGGGTCATTGGGTGCCAATTGGCTGGGTTAGAATACATGAACTCGTCCAGACCGTGAAAGCTGATTCTGGCTGGGCTTCGGTGCCCATGGACTTTGGGGATAGCGAAGATGATGTCACGGTTGCGGACTTAGCAACTCCATACTGGGAGAGGCCAGTGGGCCCCACTTGGTGGTGCCATGTAGCCGCAGATCACCCATTTGTCAAATCATGGTTGACCAATGCACTGTGGCTACATCCTGCCATAAGTATTGCCCTGCGCGATGAAAGTAGGCTGATAAGTGAACGAATGAAGCACCTTCTCTATGAGGTAATTAAAAAGTGTAATGGTTGACATATCCTTTCTTGGCCATGTCTTTAGAAGTTTGAAGAGGTTATTTGTGTGAAGGTTCGGACATTCTTACGATGTCTGATTGACATTTGTCTTTCATATTAAGATTGATTTAAGATGGTATTTACTTGTATTTGACTTGGTTTAATGCCTTTCATACTCTTGGTTTTCCTGCCTTTTGACCCTCTCGACAAACAGTCACTTGATGGACATCTTTTTTAGGTCTGTGATACACTCGTGACTGAAAATCTGAACCAGTAAACTTCCGTTTCTATTCAAGCATCCTTTTCTTCATCCTAGTTTGTTTTCTTGGTGCTCAGTTTGCTGCTTTCATTGCACTGAGAGTAGGCAGGAAAAAGATAGCTCGGTAAATGCCAGTCTACTATAATGACTAAATAGGCAATACAATGCTGCAAGAGGTTTGTATCCTACTTTTCATCTCTAATAGATCCTTGTAGAATAAGCAAGTGGAAAAGAATTGGTGTATTACAGAATTTTCAGCCCTGTTTTTGGATAATGTAGTGTAAGATTGGTAGTTAGGCTGCCAAGATTACAATCTGGGTCATTCTTGCCTAGGTAATGTGAACATTCAAACATGTTAAAGTAAAGCTTCTATCACAGTGGAAAGAGACTGGAAATTCTGACCTAATCAAGGTAGAGTACAGACCAGGTGGGATGTCAAATTCACAATGAGTTTCATATGTCACTGAAGATTTGAAGAATAATAACTCAGGCGTCAAGAGTAGTAGACCATAGATCAAAAAGACTTTAGTGTCATGGAAACAAGCACATTGCCGTTTTTTTCCACCTTCTCTGCTACATAATTTGTTAAGGCCTCAAATGCATAATGTACTGCAATTTGACTTCATTTCCTAACAGGTTCCGGTTAGAGTTGCTGGTGGCCTTCTATTTGAGCTGTTGGGGCAGTCGGCTGGTGATCCATCATGCGATGAAGATGACATCCCAATTGTTTTACGGTCATGGCAggctcaaaattttttaattacatcACTGCACATCAAAGGGTCTGCTGCCGTTATTAACATATTGGGTATTTCAGAAGTTCAGGTTTGTCAGTCAGATGCATAGTTTCtggtttttttctcaaatatatcttcctttatgcaatttttatttccaaatgCACCACTCTTTTTCTTGTCAATCTTTATGTAGGAACTGCTTGCTGCTGGAGGTTCTAACATCCCACAAAGCATTCATGAGGTTGTGGCACATCTTTTCTGTCGCCTAGCACGATGGGATGACAGGTGTGTATACTTTTTGGCCAATCTAAACCTGCAAATTCCTTATTTGACTGACAGCAGTGTTTGCTGACAACAAAAAAGGTGCATCTTGATGCCTGCCTCATGAAGGGCATGATCTCCTTCTACCTTGAAGAGAATGCGGCAATTGATTTTTTGGCTTGTGGATGTTTACTGGTGAAGCTTGGAGTCAAATACTAAACATTCTATGTATTGGGAGTAGAATGTTCGTCACATTTCTGTAAAACTGAATGTTTGGCGTGGCTACTCATTCTTTCTGTCAACTTCCTCATAAATAGGGGAGGAGAGTTAAATTAAGCAAGCAATGTAGGTTTGACCTTTCTGCTTTGGCTATTCATGCGACAGAGCACACAGTTTTTGGTTCCATAGGTTCTGGTTATAGTTCTGCAGATCCTCCTCTTATATTTTGAGTCCCAAAACTTGAGATACATCAGGTTTTGCACTTGATGATTTCATTCCTATTTGATGTTTTAACCCTTTAATGTTGGAAATTAGCATATGTTAATTGGGTGTTAGACAGTACTGTAAtcgaatataatttttatactttgaCACATTACTTTAGTTGACAGAAAACTTATCACATTGcatcttttgtcattttcttggttTTCTGCTAATTCATTTTTCCTGTTGCTTTTCTAGATTATTCCGCAAAAACATCTTCGGTGCAGCTGATGAAATCGAATTGATGTTTATGAACAGGTACTCCTTATGCTACCATCTTTTGTTAGAAGCAAAAGTAATTTAATGCATATTATATGCATGGCACATACACTAAACGCTCCCTTTTCTCCTCATGGACAGGAGAACCCTTGAAGACATGCATTTATTTACGATAATTTTAAATCAAGAGATCCGAAGGTTATCAACCCAGGTACATTTCTATTCTTCTAATGGAACAATTCGCAGTTGAATGATTGTTATCTATAGGCGTGCTTTGCTTGTCTCCCTTCTAGATTATTAGAGCTGAAAGATCATTATCTGTAAGTGTGCTCGGCTTGTTGCTGTTTTAGGTCATTAGAGTCAAATGGTCACTTCATGCAAGAGAGGAAATAGTATTTGAGCTTCTTCAACACTTGAGAGGGAATGCTGCACGGAACTTGCTAGAAAGCATACAAAAGAGCACGAGGGAAATGATTGAGGAACAAGAAGCAGTCCGTGGCCGGCTATTTACGATTCAAGATGTCATGCAGAGTACAGTTCGTGCATGGTTACAGGTTTTCCTACAGTTACAATATTTTCTAGCGttttctcttccaaattttATGAGCTATTACATGCAGGTATCGAGCATATAATGAGCTATGTCACTGATAAGACCTCTGTTTTTGGTTATTCATAAGTTAGCATTAGTTTCATAGATTGGTGAGTACAAATGGTGGTTGTGATACTTGGTGGTAGTGACATTTGAAATTGCACTGACTAGACTTCTAGGATCATTCATGTCGACTAGCATTATCATACCACTGGTGAACCTTTATATGTAAAACCACAATGCTGGTACTCTTTATAATATTTCCGGAATTcactttattctatttttttgttcggcTTACTGCGGTGGAAGTGTTGTGAAAGTATGATATGTTGCTTGTTCTCATTCTTATATGTCAGGTGTTTGcttacatttttccttttcttaaatcTAGGATAAGAGCCTCACTGTTACACACAATCTAGGAGTTTTTGGAGGTTGTGGTCTTGTCCTATCTATCATCACTGGACTTTTTGGAATCAATGTAGATGGGATGCCAGGATCAGATAAGTCGCCTTATGCATTTGCTCTATTTTCTTGCTTCCTGCTCTTTCTGGGAGCTGCATTGATCGCCATTGGTCTCCTATACCTTGGCTTAAAGAATCCCATTGTTGAGGAGGATGTTGAGGTTAGAAAGTTGGAGCTTCAGGAGCTGGTCCAAATGTTTCAGCATGAAGCAGAATCTCACGCCCAAGTTCGCACCAAAAAGAATGTACCTCCTACTGCTGCAGATCTACTCCCAAATGGTGCAGGTTATATTCTCCTCAGCTGAAAACATAACATCAAGGTATGCCCAATATACCGATGATCTATTGTTGCTCTATGAGTTGTCAAATATATCTCTGCAATTCATAGTCCTGGTCTTTAGCAATCAACTAAATCTCTGTACTGAAGTTCGTTCTTGGTTGAACATGGTCATCACATATGAAAGGTCACTTGTGCTTAATACAAAAATCAGCATTAGCTCTGTGGCCTCTAGTATTCTTCGGTACATAAAAGTTTGTAGTTAAGGTGAGTGTCAGTCTATTCTTTTGCACATACCGACTGCTTATAGTCCTTAGTCAGAATCCAATGCACAATTGCAAGGTTAACTCTTAGTAGTATATTAAATACAATTCTTCAATCTCAGCGGTTGAACCTGTGAATGTTCTCTATGCTGTTACGACCATTTCCTTGGTTGCACAGAAAATTTATACAAACTGATCATTCTCGACACTTCCTAGTGAAATGTAGATATCTGGTGCACCATGGCTTTATAATCTTGCTCGTGGTCCTAAGATAACCAGCTTGTCAAAcggcttaaaagaatttgatcTTACTCCAAATTGATCGTTCTCTTCCAATGATGTTTCACCTTCTCCTATCCTCACCATTTTTTCATCCATTGTTATATGAAGAGGTACTGCTTCACAGTTTGACTTCAATGTATTCTGTTATGCAGGTGTCGTGATCAGAGACAACTAACAAATGGACAAATATGCCATAGATATTTCTTAGATTCATGAGCTACTACTAGTGACTCTTCGCTATCTGAAGCTTTTAGCCTAAACCCCAGATGCATCTCCTCGAGAAGGATTAAGGCGTTCTATTTTATCTGGCCTGCGTTGGCATACAGGCAGTGAATTGCCTATGCGtaatttgtttccttttcaacCTTCTTAGTGCAGTTACCCCAATGCGATTCCATGAAAAAGTGCAGTTCTCGACCCTCCATTCAGAGTAGCTTTTCCACTTTGAGTTTCAAGAGGAGTAGACACGAGAGAGCGGTGGCAAGTCATAACCAAATTATGTACGAGACTGTTTTGATGGTCCGAGATTATGCTGATTATGAACAAGTCTGGAAATTTATCCGGCTTTTCTTTCTCTGACTTCGTGTCTTGTTTTTATAGCTGTTAGAAAGTATCTGCAGACTCGAAGAAAGTGAAACAACAGGAGAGTTTGTGTGGAATTAGATGTGACCATGATTTATGAACTTAGATCTAAAGATTTGAGCGCAAAATTTCGCTGGACGGGAACATCCAACTGAATGAGGGCCCGGTTTACGTTGATCCATCTATTAAGCGGAAGGTTCTTATCATAAAAGTTTGTCAGAACTACGTTGCAATTTCTATTGTTTGTGGCTAGTAATGAAGTGTATGTTCGAATTCCATCTGAACAAACCGGTCCTACATGACTCTTAGGATGTTAAATTTGTTCTTAGCTACATCGTTCTCCAGTGTCGATTTCAATTCGAAAACATTTCCGCCGAACTGGCCTGCATGGGGATGATTTTCCCGTATGTGATGAGATTTTCAGTATAGGGCCACGGTAATTTTTTAAGCGATAGGATCATAATAAGCGGGCCGTGAAATCTTTCAAGGCACTTGCTGAGCATATTAcatgagattttcttttaataactTCATGCTTAGTACTAAAATCGCAATGAATCTTGTTTCCCTTATTTGATTGTTTGGCAAAATGACTGTGGATTTCTGTTAATAGGTTCTTATAAGTAAGCTTTGAAGCTGAATCTGCTTGTGGAGAGAACAAAAAATCGTTGATAACGGTGGCCGCTGTGGCTACCTCTTTGTATCGACGGAGGCGATGGAGAACGTGACGACAAGCTGGTTGGCGGTGGTTGCCTGCCGCTTGTTGACGGCGTTGGTTGTGCGAAAAGAAGGCAATTTCTCAATGTTTTCACAACTGTCTTAGGCACGATTCTTTCTATGTCAACTCGTTGTTGATGACGGAATGAAGGTTGAAGGCCTCCAATGATGTAGGGACTAGAGGTCCACAAAAGTTCGCATGATGCCGGGGGCGGACAATGATTAGAAGCCCAatctttactctctttttttttagtaatttttcatttttgggtaAGATACTCATTTGACGCAATCGGCCTGGCATCATCCTGCACTTTTGAGCTCATTTTCCAGATGAGAATCGTCCAATTGTGGCCCATAAAAGTCGCTATATTCCTCAACAAGCTACACATCTAGAAACCCCACCTCAATATGTCATGCAGAACATGCACGAGCTATTTAATTTATGAAGGAAAGCGACTCTTTTGTCAATCATTTGAAACCTCCCCAAACTCATTTGGCATTATTTATTCTTGGGTCCTTAGAAAACTTGTGAAAAAATTCACAGCCAATTCGATCTTAAACTTTTGATAACGGgctaaattttatcctaaacctttaaattgtcccaatttaattctaaaccatTTAACGATTTGtctagttataaactttttaacgaattgttaatttaatcgtTATGAtaattttggctaaatattACTGACGTGACGATCTAGTCAATATCAATTGTCTCATGAGGCACGGTCGAAACTaacatggaaaattttaaaatttttatgaattatttatttatttacttacttttttttttcccttcttttacaAAGCCAACAAGGTCGCTTGAAGGACTGGTGACCTTTGCCAATCATTGGGCAAGGGCCGTGAAGCCCTTATTGGTGGGGCAAGTGTCACGTCCCTTGTTGTGGCTTGCAAGGGCGTTGCTACGCTCGTTGGCTATAGTGAGGGGTTGcaagccctcactagatttggcaaggctgcGATTCTTGCCTAATGGTAAGCAGAGGTCGCTAGAATTCAGTTGagtaaaaaaagcaaaaaaagaaagaaaaaagaaagaaaaaaaatcgaaaaaaatcgaaaaaatttaaaaaaataaaaacacaagtaGGATCGATCACATCACGTAAGATGGTTGACGATGATTAAATGgtcatgttagtaattttcgATTAAAACTAATTAgagggactaaattgacaatacATAGAAAGACTTTGGACAAATTTGACgaatcatgaaaatatttaaggttaaattaacataattaaaatattaataaatttatgactttttaggtAATTTTCTGGGTGCCCGCCACCGGTCATTATTATATGAAACGGACGACGTTGGATCTCGGATTGATGATTTATTGAAGGTGAGACTGGGGGAAGAGCCTGCATCTAATTACATTGGTTTGACTTAGCTGTAATCATGTGCTGACATGTGGAACTACGTTCCTATGGCCAGGACTTTAGGCATCAGTGCACCGCGCGTATAAAAAtaccttatatttattttatcaataaaGTCAATTTGGGTTTTTTGATTGAAGGCAATCGAGAACAATTGATTGGCTATCGAGAACAATTGATTGGCTGATCATTCAATATGAACTTACGCCACTTCTCCACTCCaatatccatattttaaggtaGCATTAAATTTGGGACCCGGTcctgttaaaaataaaaattaaattaaaaaaaaaaacagaacattaccaattcaatcataaatttattatacgggatgttcaaatttgtcataatttttttaattttgataatgcaaattacttttggaaattgctaatgttGCCATCTACAAGCAACATGCCACATAGGGTAGTTGGTGATAATTGGACGCTGTTGCGTATTAGTAATTTTTGGTGATAATTTGCTTgtattagtaaaattaaaaaggtttagaattgaagtGGTATTCATACAATAACTTTAAGACTAATTTGGTAATTATCTCTGGAGATATTGGTATTTGGGTCTCGAGATACTAGggatcaaaaaagaaaagaaagggaaaagtaaaaaaaagtaaattcaaTGGAGTAGCAGCAGCTGTTCAtcagagaagaaaatgaagccgAATGGAGCTGAAAAAAATCGAGCTGGACTTGCAGATTTGCAACACGTGAATGGCGGAGGAATAGCGTGCTTGAAAGTTGAGTGTCGATGCCGGACTTTCTCCAACAATAATGAACCTTGGTTTCAACGTTGGCAGTTCCCGACGGTCAGCGAAACGTGTCCGAGCCTTTTCTGCCCCGCTTTCCTATTCCCTcgctttgttttcttttgtgaaaAACGAAAAGAGAATACGGAAAGATCTGTTCCTTTGTCTACTTCTGAGAGAAAAATTTAACAGATGGGCAGGAAGATTGGACCCGACCCAAGATGGGAATCTGTCAGACCAAACAAAATCAGGAGCCTGACCAAAAGACCTCGAGACCAACCCACATCATGCATATGTCCTGAATTGCTAATGCAGTTTTTAACTTTGATTAACGGGTTTGGAATATGAACTGGAAGAGGTGTTCAGATCAAGTGTTTCTCAGATCTGCATACTTTCAGCATCTGCAGTTTGCCCAAGATTTTCCAATCGGGTCCGAGCCTTCTGTTCACATGTGAATCCATGCGCGACGAGGCCTCGTCGGCTTCTGTACCCACTTCGACTCGCTCTGTCTATATCAAATTAGGGAAAACATGGTGTGGTATCGGCCATGACCAACGTCCACCCTGCATACATGGTTCTAAACGAGTCTGCTCACTGAATTTGCGAAACAATCGCCGAGACTGGAAGAAACCATCCCTGTCAATCAAGCATCTAAAACGGAGGTTGCCCATTTTGACTCTTATCTCAGTGAAGAGCCTACTGTTTAAGAACTGCCACTTTCAGGCCAGACGCTACGCAGAAGCACGACCCTGGGAAGTTAGAAGCCAACGTGACAGGTGTGGAAGTTTAAAGCGTGATCATTTCCGGGGCGTCTCCTGATTTGACTCTCGGCCCAACTACCTCTCATAACCATGCTTCTCCCCTGCAATAAATTGACTTGCAGTTGGCCTTTCGTCACCGTATTTTTAgtccaaaagaggaaaaaggaaaatcctcTCGAACACCTACGGTTTCTGGGAGTTTTAGGCCCCAGGTTCGCCATGGATGATGAGCCTCTCCTCTCCACTCCAGGACGGCCGGAGACGTCGACGGTCAGGAGAGAATTCCCTTCGGGTTTCCTTGATCTCAACCTCGGCAGCCTCAGCACGCCGAGGCGGCAGTCCACCGCCCGCCTCATAACAAACGATGCAATCATCCCCATAATCACGACGCCCCACTCTTCTTCCTTTGTGAATCTCATCGCCAACTTGACCAACAAGAGACGAGTCAGACGACAAGCCCATCGCTCGCACTCAGCTCCTTCTGTGCTCACCTTCCATAGGGGGACCATCATCGACGAGGAGGATCCCCGGTCGCCCCCTAAATCGACCCCCGTGATTGTCCGGCAAGCCTTCATATGCTTCGTCTTGTACGTAATAGCGGGCATTGTGGTATACGTGACGAGCGGGAGTTTCAAAGGCACGACCACCGTCAAACCAGTCGATGCTCTGTACTTCACTGTGGTCACTCTTTGCACGATTGGCTTTGGCGACATCGTCCCTGACACCACATTCACGAAGCTGTTCACTTGTGCTTTCATACTGGTCGGCTTTGGATTTGTTGATATCCTGCTTAACGGCATGGTCGGCTACATCTGCGATCGGCAAGAGGCGGTTTTGCTGAGCACTGTGGATCAGAACAAGTTCAATGCGATGGTTAGGACTTATATGATCGACAAAGAGAAGGGAAGGATGAGAATTAGGATGAAAGTGTGCGTGGCTTTGGCAGTTGTGACTAGTTGCATAGCTATAGGGACTATTGTCGTGCATTTCATAGAGGAATTGACCTGGGTAGACAGTTTTTACCTGTCTGTTACATCGGTCACGACAGTCGGTTATGGGGACTACGCATTCACGACCTTGGCAGGAAGATGTTTCGCCATAATTTGGCTACTGGTAAGCACATTGGCAGTTGCCAGGGCTTTTTTATACCTGACTGAGCTGAGGATCGACAGGAGGAATCGGAGAATCGCGAAGTGGGTTCTGCAGAAGAAGATGACCCTTGGGGATCTAGTTGCTGCAGACCTTGATAACGACGGATCTATCAGGTAATTGTTTCTGCTTGGTCTGTGAACTTCTGCTAGATTTGTGCAAttccaatatttttttcctgaaaCGTTGCTAAGTTGACTAGTGACCCCTGTCATTATTAAGACAACTATCAACACATTGCTGTTATTGGATAAACATTAGACAATAGACATCATTGGAACCAAACCATCGTACTAtgcaattaaaaagattaaaaaaaaaaaaaattcagaactgACCCCTTAGAAGGAGATTCTGATCAGCTTGACGAGTTGAACTTTCCTAAGATCTTGGAATATAAGTCCCTGGCCCTGCTGAAGTTTCAGGAAGCATCCACTGTTATCATCTGATAGGTGTTCATGCTTGGGATGCTCTGTTTGACCGAAGAATGCAAGTCTCTGGTTTAATTAATGTTGAAGTACTCGTTTTGACATTATCATCGATTTGAATGAGGACGCATACAAGTGTCTTACTTTGAAGACCATAAGCAATGTGCTTCAAATATCGAGAGTAAGTGTGTCAAGAAGTATAATTGCGAATCACTTACACTCTTAGGAATGGAATTTGTTGGAGTAAAGCTGGTAGCATGTTAGAAGTGAATCCAAAGTCCGAATAGCCATTACGgttaattttgcaattagattCAGGGATATCAAAAGACGGATAACTTGAGCTGTATAT harbors:
- the LOC104441886 gene encoding pentatricopeptide repeat-containing protein At2g42920, chloroplastic, encoding MTPCQNACPFASPSTPAALVPDPRHYLALLDERCATMKDLQILHAQLVKTGLSCRTLPASRALAFCAASPAGDIEYARRLFSRTQRPNLFMWNTMIRGLSQSSTPQDAIFLFIDMLVGSPIEPQRLTYPSVFKAYAQLGLARSGAQLHGRIKKLGLQDDPFIQNTVIHMYANCGFLEEARLVFDESTERDVVAWNSMIMGLAKCGEIDESRRLFDQAPLRNAITWSSMISGYVRNGRFVDAMKLFEEMQERGIEPNEFTLVSLLNASAHLGALKQGQWVHEYIKKGGAQLNAIITTAIIDMYCRCGSIGEAYQVFQAARKKGLSCWNSMILGLARNGYAEEAIILFSQLESSDFKPDEVSFLGVLTACNHAGFIDEATKYFLLMMDRPEVKPSIKHYSCMVDLLGRAGFLEEAEELIRSMPMDPDAIIWGSLLSGSVNHGKADMAEWAAKNMIELDPDESCAYVLMSNVLAGSNQYEESLGPRFSMKMRKIEKEPGASMIEIDGEVHEFVAGGRLHPRVEEIYCLLDELRPILDDSIINKLNVLGSS
- the LOC104441893 gene encoding uncharacterized protein LOC104441893; this translates as MLGEDLWTDGLICAFEFIRGRRRTSHSQPGFKLQTASQAGRQVTKNRGSGRPPSVAFHGQDGGLSDRSFPVNRNDTSGDLDSGRCHALEEFQGGHWVPIGWVRIHELVQTVKADSGWASVPMDFGDSEDDVTVADLATPYWERPVGPTWWCHVAADHPFVKSWLTNALWLHPAISIALRDESRLISERMKHLLYEVPVRVAGGLLFELLGQSAGDPSCDEDDIPIVLRSWQAQNFLITSLHIKGSAAVINILGISEVQELLAAGGSNIPQSIHEVVAHLFCRLARWDDRLFRKNIFGAADEIELMFMNRRTLEDMHLFTIILNQEIRRLSTQVIRVKWSLHAREEIVFELLQHLRGNAARNLLESIQKSTREMIEEQEAVRGRLFTIQDVMQSTVRAWLQDKSLTVTHNLGVFGGCGLVLSIITGLFGINVDGMPGSDKSPYAFALFSCFLLFLGAALIAIGLLYLGLKNPIVEEDVEVRKLELQELVQMFQHEAESHAQVRTKKNVPPTAADLLPNGAGYILLS
- the LOC104441912 gene encoding two pore potassium channel c: MDDEPLLSTPGRPETSTVRREFPSGFLDLNLGSLSTPRRQSTARLITNDAIIPIITTPHSSSFVNLIANLTNKRRVRRQAHRSHSAPSVLTFHRGTIIDEEDPRSPPKSTPVIVRQAFICFVLYVIAGIVVYVTSGSFKGTTTVKPVDALYFTVVTLCTIGFGDIVPDTTFTKLFTCAFILVGFGFVDILLNGMVGYICDRQEAVLLSTVDQNKFNAMVRTYMIDKEKGRMRIRMKVCVALAVVTSCIAIGTIVVHFIEELTWVDSFYLSVTSVTTVGYGDYAFTTLAGRCFAIIWLLVSTLAVARAFLYLTELRIDRRNRRIAKWVLQKKMTLGDLVAADLDNDGSISKAEYVVYKLKEMGKIAEKDIAPICNQFDILDDSNCGKITLADLMESD